In Verrucomicrobiota bacterium, the genomic stretch GCGATGACATCGCACTCCTTGAGCACGCGCAACGCGCGCAAAGTGATGTCTTCCAGATTGCCAATGGGCGTGGCAACCAGGTACAGCGTGCCCGGCATGAGCGGCGGGCGTGGTGATTCAGGATTCATAGGCAGGCATCAGACACTCGGATTAAATACCACCAAACGCCTTCGCATGTTCTGCCAGGCGTTTTTGCAGGCTGCCACACACGTGTTCGCACAGGGTAAAGATGCCCGGATCAGCGATCCGGTAAAACACCTTCAGCCCCTCCTTGCGGCGGCTGAGGATGCCAGCATCGGTCAGGGCCTGGAGATGCCGGGAGACATTGGCCTGGTTCAGGTCGGTGGCGGCCATCAACTCGGTGACGTTCTTCTCACCGGCTTCGAGGGCGTTAATGAGTTTCAAACGGCTCGGTTCGCTTAGGAGCTTGAAGCGGGCGGCGATGAGTTCAAGCGCCTGATCGGAAAGAACGGGATGTGCGGATCGTTTCGACATGCAAACACCATATTACCATATACCAATACTGTCAATCAGTTGCCGATATTGGGGAATTTCACCCAGGGCTGCATCCAGCTCGGTTTGGAATTTTCCGCTCGCACCGCTGATTGAATAACCAGAACCGCTCCCGCGCCCCCGGCGCACCGGAGGTCCGCGCTCCATCTTTGGCTTCCCCAGGCTCGGTGGCTCGGGCCGCTCTGGTTGACGCGAAATGGCTTTAGCCGGTCGGGATCGGGATTCACACCAGCGGGGTGGCAAGTCGGCGGGAATATCCCTTGTCACTATAATATGCGACTTTAACTGTTTTCCGCCCGCCCGTATAGTGCAGCCATGATGATGCATTTAATGCGGGTACATCGTTTGCCACAATTGGGTTTGATAGCCGTATTGGCCACCCTCGGCACCGTGACACCATCGGCGTTTGCCGGTGAAGTGGCACCGGTGGTATCCTTCAAGGCGTCGCCGTTTGCCATGCAGGATGTGCGCCTGCTTGACGGCCCGTTCAAAACCGCCATGGAACGGGACAGCAAATACATGCTGAGTCTTGATCCCGACCGATTTCTACACAATTTTCGCGTCAATGCCGGGTTGCCATCCACCGCCGAACCGCTGGGCCATTGGGAGAAACCCAAGTCCGAGCTGCGCGGTCATTTGACCGGCCACTACCTGAGCGCCTGCGCGCTGATGTATGCCAGCACCGGGGATGAACGCTTCAACGACCGGGTGAACCTGCTGGTCCGCGAGCTGGCCAAATGCCAGGCAGCCCTGGGTGACTCCGGCTATTTAAGCGCTTTTCCGGAAACGTACTTTGATCGGGTGGAGACTACCGGAAAGGTTTGGGCTCCCTACTATACCCTGCACAAAGTCCTGGCTGGCCTGCTCGATGCCCATACGCTTTGCGGTAACTCACAGGCGCTGGAGGTGGCGGGGAAATTCGGCGGCTGGGTCAAAACGCGCACGGACAAACTCAGCGACGCTCAAGTCGAGAAAATGCTGGGCGTGGAACACGGCGGCATCAACGAATCCATGGCCAACTTGTACGCCCTGACGGGTGACCTGAGGCATCTCCAGACTGCGCGCCGACTTTATCATAAAGCCGTGTTGGAGCCATTAGCCGCCCGGGAAGACAAACTGTCCGGCCTGCACGCCAATACCCAGTTCCCCAAAGTCATCGGCCTGGCACGCCTCTATGAACTCACCGGTGAGGAGCGCTATCATACCAGCGCGGAATTCTTTTGGGATCGCGTGGTGAACCATCACAGCTACGTTATTGGCGGCAACAGCGACCATGAACACTTTGGCCCACCCGATCAACTCAACACCCGCATCAGCCCATGGACGGCGGAGAGCTGCAACACTTACAACATGCTCAAGCTCACCCGCCAGGTATTTTCCTGGGATGCATCAGCCGCCCAAGCGGATTACTACGAGCGCGCCCTGTATAACCACATCCTCGCCAGCCAGGACCCGCGCACCGGCCTGATGGCCTATCACATCCCGGTTCATGGTGCATGGTTCATGCCGTACAACACCCCCAATGATTCCTGCTGGTGCTGCACCGGCACCGGCTTCGAGAACCACGCCAAATACGGGGATAGTATTTACTGGCACGACAACGACGGCCTCTTCGTCAACCTCTTCATTCCCTCCGAACTCAACTGGCGGACCAAGGGTCTGGTGGTGCGCCAGGAAACCCGTTATCCCGAGGAAGACACCACGCGGCTGGAATTCAAGTGCGCCCAGCCTTGCACCCTGGCGCTGCGCATTCGGTACCCGGCCTGGGCGCAGCGCGGCATGACCATTACCGTGAACGGCGAGATTGTGCCGCATCAAGCCGCACCCGCCAGTTTTGCCACCCTTCGCCGCACGTGGAAAAGCGGGGATCGGGTGGAGGTCAAGCTCCCCATGACGCTGCGGCTCGAACCCATGCCGGACAATCCGACCCGCGCCGCCATCTGCTACGGGCCGGTCGTCCTCGCGGGTGAACTGGGCACCAACGGAATCGTTCCCCCCATGCCCTACGCCAATAGCCAGAGCGATTTCTTCAAAGTCAAACCACCGGCCGCCCCGGTATTGCTGACC encodes the following:
- a CDS encoding metalloregulator ArsR/SmtB family transcription factor; its protein translation is MSKRSAHPVLSDQALELIAARFKLLSEPSRLKLINALEAGEKNVTELMAATDLNQANVSRHLQALTDAGILSRRKEGLKVFYRIADPGIFTLCEHVCGSLQKRLAEHAKAFGGI
- a CDS encoding beta-L-arabinofuranosidase domain-containing protein, encoding MMMHLMRVHRLPQLGLIAVLATLGTVTPSAFAGEVAPVVSFKASPFAMQDVRLLDGPFKTAMERDSKYMLSLDPDRFLHNFRVNAGLPSTAEPLGHWEKPKSELRGHLTGHYLSACALMYASTGDERFNDRVNLLVRELAKCQAALGDSGYLSAFPETYFDRVETTGKVWAPYYTLHKVLAGLLDAHTLCGNSQALEVAGKFGGWVKTRTDKLSDAQVEKMLGVEHGGINESMANLYALTGDLRHLQTARRLYHKAVLEPLAAREDKLSGLHANTQFPKVIGLARLYELTGEERYHTSAEFFWDRVVNHHSYVIGGNSDHEHFGPPDQLNTRISPWTAESCNTYNMLKLTRQVFSWDASAAQADYYERALYNHILASQDPRTGLMAYHIPVHGAWFMPYNTPNDSCWCCTGTGFENHAKYGDSIYWHDNDGLFVNLFIPSELNWRTKGLVVRQETRYPEEDTTRLEFKCAQPCTLALRIRYPAWAQRGMTITVNGEIVPHQAAPASFATLRRTWKSGDRVEVKLPMTLRLEPMPDNPTRAAICYGPVVLAGELGTNGIVPPMPYANSQSDFFKVKPPAAPVLLTQNRPVTDWVQPVPGKPLTFQTKGVGRPSDLTLTAFYAMTPQRYSIYWDMLTAEQYQARLTDEENEARRAQAWAARTVDSVKIGDDTSEKAHNLKGENTSSGPFSSRTYRHALNGGWFAYDLKVTPDQPAKLLCTYWGNDGVRTFDLTVNGTFLATQKLNREHPGEFFDVEYDLPPAVIAGQSKVTIKFRGQPGQTAGGLFDLRILKP